A stretch of DNA from Patescibacteria group bacterium:
TAGCCTTACCAACCAAGGTGTCGGTAGCGTTAGGCAGAGTTAGTGTTCTGTCATCAGTGTGAGTTGACAAGAGCAACATTGTTTTGCCAGTAGTGGCAGCGTCAATGTCAAATCCAACTTTTATTGTTGGGTCAGCACTGTCGCAAATGTACGCCCTACCAACACCCTTACCGTAGAGTTTTAAGTCAACAGCAGCATCGCTACCATTTCCTCTTACCACAGCGGCATTAAGAGTATCAGCGTTTTGAACCTCAACATAATTGACTGGAGTACCAGACTCAACAAATGTTAAGAACTCATCTCCACCACCATCAGCAATAAAGCCAGTGGTAACAATCTTTGGTTGTGTCAATGTCTTTGAGGCCAATGTTTCAGCACCCGACAACGTAGCAAGCGTACCAGTTGTAGGAAGCGTAACATCAGTCGCAGCAGTAGTAGTGAAGGTTACAGAGTCATCACCAACGGTCAATAGAGCACCAGAGAGAGTTACATCACCCTTGATGTCGATTGTTCGGTTAGTGTCATTTACTTTCAACGTCAATGTCTTGTTACCAGTCATGTTCTCATTAACGAGAAGTTGAAGGGTTTGACCGTTGTCGTTGTCGCCCAATAGTAAGTTACCGTATTGGACAGTTTGGTTAGCAGACCACGTTTGAGCCTTTGTTAAGAAAGCAAACGTGAAAGCAGAAGCCGCAGCGAAGTCAGGAACAACCACACTTGCGCCACCAACAGTTTGGGTAGTGAAGGTAATAGTTGCGTCTAACGCACCAGCGTCAGATAGTGTTGCACCATTTACGATAGAGGAAGCAGCACCAGCAGAAGGAATACTCCAAGCTGGGGCAGTACCACCTTGCAAGAAGTAACCAGCAGAACCTGGTTTAGCCAAACGAACCCAACCAGTAGCGTTGCGGTAAAGGATATCGCCCTCAGCCTCAGACGCAATAGTTAAGTCGGTTACAGTTGTTAAACCAGCATTGGTAATAGCCACGTCGCCAGTTATTGCAACAGCAGTAGCTACGTTTCCAGCCGAACCAACAAGCAGTTGAGCGGAAGGAAGGGCAGCTAATTTGCTAAAAGCAATAGCAGCCGAGGCATTTACGTCATCATTGACGATAACACCAGAAGCGATAGCGAAAGTAGCGTCAGTACCAGCAGCGGTCATTGTTACATCACCAGCCACAGCACAAACGGTTGCTACGTTGCTTACACCAGCCAATAACTTGTTTGAAGTCAAAACAGCTAACTTAGAATAAGCGATAGCAGCAGTAAGCGATACGTCAGCATTTACTAACGAGGCGGCGGTAATATCAATCGAGTTAGCACCGACAGTAATTTTACCATCTGTGTTAGCCACAGTTAATGTTACTGAGCCCGAAGCACCACCACCAGTTAGACCAGCACCAGCCACAACTTCAGTAATATCGCCAGTTGAACCAGCAGACACATTGAAATCACAAGAGGTAGCCGAGCCTTCGTTGACATAATAGGTAGTACCTACGCCACTAGATGTATCAATAAAGGTACACCCAGCAGCATAGCCAGCGTCTGCGTCAGTAGGAACCGTAGCTCCCTTGGCTCGCAATATATTATCACTTGAGTCATATTCTAAGACAGTAATAGAAGTAGCCGAAGCTCCAACCACCCTATCCTCGCCACATAACTTGAGTGAACGATTTAATACTTTACTCATATTTTATTGTCCTTTTGTAGGAGTTTCTTAAAAAGAGAACTCTTACCTCAGATTAAATTATATTTTTACCCCAAGTATCTGTTTTTCTATGACAATTCTTACAAAGAGTACGACCATTATCTATGGCGAATCTAAGTTCTGGATATAGAGCAAATGGTTTAATGTGGTCAGCTTCCAGATTGCCACCACTATTATCTCCACACCATATACAGGTATAATTGTCTCTTGTGAATACCGCAGTTCTCCAAAGTTTATATTCTAAAGAATTTCTAATTTTCTTTTTTTGTGGCGTTATTCCACCCCTCCAGTTGTAATGATTTTCTCCACGAATTATTGTTAACGGTGGTTTAATTTTTAACCTCTTTAGCGTTTCACTGGTTTTATTCTTAGTTTCTTTAGAACACTTGTATCCCTTGGGACGACCAATTAACATATATTGGGGTAATTATTCTCCCCCGAAGGGGGGCGGTTTGCTGAATAA
This window harbors:
- a CDS encoding HNH endonuclease, whose amino-acid sequence is MLIGRPKGYKCSKETKNKTSETLKRLKIKPPLTIIRGENHYNWRGGITPQKKKIRNSLEYKLWRTAVFTRDNYTCIWCGDNSGGNLEADHIKPFALYPELRFAIDNGRTLCKNCHRKTDTWGKNII